In Nocardia sputorum, a single genomic region encodes these proteins:
- the gyrB gene encoding DNA topoisomerase (ATP-hydrolyzing) subunit B, producing MAAKDSNASGSTKATGKQDYGASSITVLEGLEAVRKRPGMYIGSTGERGLHHLIWEVVDNSVDEAMAGYATKVEVTLLGDGGVEVIDDGRGIPVEMHAQGIPTIEVVMTQLHAGGKFDSESYAVSGGLHGVGISVVNALSTRLEAEIDTGGHHWTQEYKDAKPGKLIQGDPTKRTGTTIRFWPDPDIFETTTFNFETVARRLQEMAFLNKGLTIVLNDERVSDTEITDEVVSETAEAPKHAEEGAAQAEHKVKSRTYHYPGGLEDFVRHINRTKQPIHNSVVAFTGKGTGHELEVAMQWNSGYSESVHTFANTINTHEGGTHEEGFRAALTTVVNKYAKDKKLIKEKDGNLTGDDIREGLAAIVSVKVGEPQFEGQTKTKLGNTEVKSFVQRTCNEHLTHWFEANPADAKTIVNKAVSSAQARVAARKARELVRRKSATDLGGLPGKLADCRSKDPSKSEIYIVEGDSAGGSAKSGRDSMYQAILPLRGKIINVEKARIDKVLKNNEVQSIITAFGTGIHDEFDISKLRYHKIVLMADADVDGQHISTLLLTLLFRFMRPLVEHGHVYLAQPPLYKLKWQRSEPEFAYSDRERDGLLERGLAAGKKINKDDGIQRYKGLGEMNPKELWETTMDPSVRVLRQVTLDDAAAADELFSVLMGEDVEARRSFITRNAKDVRFLDV from the coding sequence GTGGCTGCCAAAGACTCCAACGCATCGGGTTCGACCAAGGCGACCGGGAAGCAGGACTACGGTGCCTCCTCCATCACGGTTCTCGAGGGACTCGAGGCGGTTCGCAAGCGTCCGGGCATGTACATCGGCTCCACCGGTGAGCGCGGTCTGCACCACCTGATCTGGGAGGTCGTCGACAACTCCGTCGATGAGGCGATGGCCGGATACGCGACGAAGGTCGAGGTCACCCTGCTGGGCGACGGCGGCGTCGAAGTAATCGACGACGGTCGGGGCATCCCGGTGGAGATGCACGCGCAGGGCATCCCGACCATCGAGGTCGTCATGACCCAGTTGCACGCGGGCGGCAAGTTCGACTCCGAGTCCTATGCGGTGTCCGGTGGTCTGCACGGCGTCGGCATCTCCGTGGTCAACGCGCTGTCGACGCGGCTGGAGGCCGAGATCGACACCGGCGGCCATCACTGGACCCAGGAGTACAAGGACGCGAAGCCCGGCAAGCTCATCCAGGGCGACCCGACGAAGCGGACGGGTACCACCATCCGGTTCTGGCCGGATCCGGATATCTTCGAGACCACAACCTTCAACTTCGAGACCGTCGCGCGCCGGTTGCAGGAGATGGCGTTCCTGAACAAGGGCCTCACCATCGTCCTCAACGACGAGCGCGTCAGCGACACCGAGATCACCGACGAGGTGGTCAGCGAGACTGCCGAGGCGCCCAAGCACGCCGAAGAGGGCGCCGCGCAGGCCGAGCACAAGGTGAAGTCGCGGACCTACCACTACCCCGGTGGCCTGGAAGATTTCGTCCGCCACATCAACCGGACCAAGCAGCCGATCCACAACTCGGTCGTCGCGTTCACGGGCAAGGGCACCGGCCACGAACTAGAGGTCGCGATGCAGTGGAACTCCGGCTACTCGGAGTCGGTGCACACCTTCGCCAACACCATCAACACCCATGAGGGCGGCACCCACGAAGAGGGCTTCCGCGCGGCGCTGACCACGGTGGTCAACAAGTACGCGAAGGATAAGAAGCTCATCAAGGAGAAGGACGGCAACCTCACCGGTGACGACATCCGGGAGGGCTTGGCCGCCATCGTGAGCGTCAAGGTCGGCGAGCCGCAGTTCGAGGGCCAGACCAAGACCAAGCTCGGCAACACCGAGGTGAAGTCGTTCGTGCAGCGCACCTGCAACGAGCACCTCACCCACTGGTTCGAGGCCAACCCGGCCGACGCGAAGACCATCGTCAACAAGGCGGTCTCCTCGGCGCAGGCCCGTGTCGCCGCGCGCAAGGCCCGCGAGCTGGTACGGCGCAAGTCCGCCACCGACCTGGGCGGCCTGCCGGGCAAGCTCGCCGACTGCCGATCCAAGGATCCGAGCAAGTCCGAGATCTACATCGTCGAGGGCGACTCCGCCGGCGGCTCCGCCAAGTCCGGGCGGGACTCGATGTACCAGGCGATCCTTCCGCTGCGCGGCAAGATCATCAACGTCGAGAAGGCGCGCATCGACAAGGTCCTCAAGAACAACGAGGTCCAGTCGATCATCACCGCGTTCGGCACCGGCATCCACGACGAGTTCGACATCAGCAAGCTGCGCTACCACAAGATCGTGCTGATGGCCGACGCCGACGTCGACGGCCAGCACATCTCCACGCTGCTGCTGACCTTGCTGTTCCGGTTCATGCGCCCGCTGGTCGAGCACGGGCACGTCTACCTGGCGCAGCCGCCGCTGTACAAGCTGAAGTGGCAGCGCAGCGAGCCGGAGTTCGCCTACTCCGATCGGGAACGCGACGGCCTGCTCGAGCGTGGCCTGGCCGCGGGCAAGAAGATCAACAAGGACGACGGCATCCAGCGCTACAAGGGTCTGGGCGAGATGAATCCCAAGGAACTGTGGGAGACCACGATGGATCCCAGCGTCCGGGTGCTTCGTCAAGTGACGCTGGACGACGCGGCCGCGGCCGACGAGTTGTTCAGCGTGCTGATGGGCGAGGACGTGGAGGCCCGCCGCAGCTTCATCACCCGCAACGCCAAGGACGTCCGCTTCCTCGACGTGTGA
- the gyrA gene encoding DNA gyrase subunit A produces MTDITLPPDGAGDRVEPVDIQLEMQNSYIDYAMSVIVGRALPEVRDGLKPVHRRILYAMYDNGYRPDRGYVKSARPVSDTMGNYHPHGDSAIYDTLVRMAQPWAMRYPLVDGQGNFGSRGNDGAAAMRYTECRLTPLAMEMLREIDHETVDFIPNYDGKTQEPVVLPSRVPNMLMNGSNGIAVGMATNIPPHNLTELANAIYWALDNHDADEETTLAACMERIKGPDFPTAGLIVGTQGIHDAYTTGRGSIKMRGVVEIEEDNRGRTTIVITELPYQVNTDNFINAIAEQVKDGKIAGIADIHDESSDRVGLRIVVTVKRDAVAKVVLNNLYKHTQLQTSFGANMLSIVDGVPRTLRLDQMIRFYVNHQLDVIIRRTRYLLRKAEERAHILRGLVKALDALDEVIALIRRSANTDTARTGLMQLLDIDEIQATAILDMQLRRLSALERQKIIDDLAKIEAEIADYKDILDKPERQRAIVRDELAEIVDKYGDDRRTQIISADGDVADEDLIAREDVVVTITETGYAKRTKTDLYRSQKRGGKGVQGAGLKQDDIVKHFFITSTHDWLLFFTNKGRVYRAKAYELPEANRTARGQHVANLLAFQPDEKIAQIIQIKSYDDAPYLVLATKNGLVKKSKLTDFDSNRSGGIVAVNLRDEDELVGAVLCSADDDLLLVSALGQSIRFSATDEALRPMGRATSGVQGMRFNDSDELLSLNVVRAGTYLLVATSGGYAKRTAIEEYTPQGRGGKGVLTIQFDAKRGTLVGALIVDDDDELYAITSGGGVIRTAAKQVRKAGRQTKGVRLMNLAEGDTLLAIARNADEPDPDQVSGGGDTGS; encoded by the coding sequence ATGACCGACATCACCCTGCCGCCGGACGGTGCGGGCGACCGCGTCGAACCGGTCGACATCCAGCTGGAGATGCAGAACAGCTACATCGATTACGCCATGAGCGTGATCGTCGGCCGCGCGCTGCCCGAAGTGCGCGACGGCCTCAAGCCGGTGCATCGCCGCATCCTCTACGCCATGTACGACAACGGGTACCGGCCCGATCGCGGCTATGTGAAGTCCGCGCGCCCGGTGTCGGACACGATGGGCAACTACCACCCGCACGGCGACTCGGCGATCTACGACACGTTGGTGCGCATGGCCCAGCCGTGGGCGATGCGCTACCCGCTGGTAGACGGCCAGGGCAACTTCGGCAGCCGCGGTAACGACGGCGCCGCGGCCATGCGCTACACCGAGTGCCGCCTCACGCCGCTGGCGATGGAGATGCTGCGCGAGATCGACCACGAGACGGTCGATTTCATCCCCAACTACGACGGCAAGACGCAGGAACCGGTGGTCCTGCCGAGCCGCGTGCCGAACATGCTGATGAACGGCAGCAACGGCATCGCGGTCGGGATGGCGACCAACATCCCGCCGCACAACCTGACCGAGCTGGCGAACGCGATCTACTGGGCGCTGGACAACCACGACGCCGACGAGGAGACCACCCTCGCCGCGTGCATGGAGCGGATCAAGGGCCCGGACTTCCCGACCGCGGGTCTGATCGTCGGCACCCAGGGCATCCACGACGCGTACACCACCGGCCGCGGGTCCATCAAGATGCGCGGCGTCGTCGAGATCGAAGAGGACAATCGCGGCCGCACCACGATCGTCATCACCGAGCTGCCCTACCAGGTCAACACCGACAACTTCATCAACGCGATCGCCGAGCAGGTCAAGGACGGCAAGATCGCGGGCATCGCCGACATCCACGACGAGTCCTCCGACCGCGTCGGCCTGCGCATCGTCGTGACGGTCAAGCGGGACGCCGTGGCCAAGGTCGTGCTGAACAACCTGTACAAGCACACCCAGCTGCAGACCAGCTTCGGCGCCAACATGCTGTCCATCGTCGACGGCGTGCCGCGCACGCTGCGGCTGGACCAGATGATCCGGTTCTACGTCAACCACCAGTTGGACGTGATCATCCGGCGCACCAGGTACCTGCTGCGCAAGGCCGAGGAGCGGGCCCACATCCTGCGCGGCCTGGTCAAGGCGCTCGACGCGCTCGACGAGGTCATCGCGCTGATCCGCCGCTCGGCCAACACCGACACCGCGCGCACCGGCCTGATGCAGTTGCTCGACATCGACGAGATCCAGGCGACCGCGATCCTGGACATGCAGCTGCGCCGGCTCTCGGCGCTGGAGCGACAGAAGATCATCGACGATCTGGCCAAGATCGAAGCCGAGATCGCCGACTACAAGGACATTCTCGACAAGCCGGAGCGTCAGCGCGCGATCGTGCGCGACGAGCTGGCCGAGATCGTGGACAAGTACGGCGACGACCGGCGCACCCAGATCATCTCCGCCGACGGCGACGTGGCCGACGAGGATCTGATCGCCCGCGAGGACGTGGTCGTCACGATCACCGAGACCGGCTACGCCAAGCGCACCAAGACCGACCTCTACCGCAGCCAGAAGCGCGGCGGCAAGGGCGTGCAGGGCGCGGGTCTCAAGCAGGACGACATCGTCAAGCACTTCTTCATCACCTCGACGCACGACTGGCTGCTGTTCTTCACGAACAAGGGCCGGGTCTACCGGGCCAAGGCCTACGAGCTGCCCGAGGCCAACCGCACCGCGCGCGGCCAGCACGTGGCGAACCTGCTGGCCTTCCAGCCGGACGAGAAGATCGCCCAGATCATCCAGATCAAGTCCTACGACGACGCGCCGTACCTGGTGCTCGCCACCAAGAACGGCCTGGTGAAGAAGTCGAAACTGACCGATTTCGACTCCAACCGCAGCGGCGGCATCGTCGCGGTGAATCTGCGCGACGAGGACGAATTGGTCGGCGCCGTGCTCTGCTCGGCCGACGACGACCTGCTGTTGGTCTCCGCGCTCGGCCAGTCGATTCGCTTCTCGGCCACCGACGAGGCGCTGCGTCCGATGGGGCGCGCCACCTCCGGCGTGCAGGGCATGCGGTTCAACGACAGCGATGAACTGCTGTCCCTCAATGTGGTTCGCGCCGGCACATATCTGCTGGTCGCCACGTCCGGCGGCTACGCCAAGCGCACCGCGATCGAGGAGTACACCCCGCAGGGCCGCGGGGGTAAAGGCGTATTGACCATCCAGTTCGACGCGAAACGTGGCACCCTGGTCGGGGCGCTCATCGTCGACGACGACGACGAGTTGTACGCGATCACCTCCGGTGGCGGCGTCATCCGGACGGCGGCGAAGCAGGTTCGCAAGGCCGGCCGACAGACCAAGGGTGTGCGATTGATGAACCTCGCGGAGGGCGATACTTTGCTTGCGATCGCGCGCAACGCCGACGAGCCCGATCCCGATCAGGTCTCCGGTGGCGGCGACACCGGCTCCTAG
- a CDS encoding DUF3566 domain-containing protein: MTTPNQPNDERHQTNGVTERIAPSPIPPRPIPRPVASAENGQPGGGQQSGGQPGGHPGGGHPGGAQPGGHQGQPNGPQSGGHPNGPQSGGHPNGPQSGGHPGGPQANPPGGNQPNAQPHEIRDQQGDFAPQQGAPDQAPGGDGQDRFDQKTTRINNQAPQSAPESEDKQPVGAAANGGPQSPYQDGWAQLPQREPQSNLYRPGQAPVTGRPSSGGGGGLGGGTSNARTTADLAAKAARKEAAMVKSVGIDGPTRSIARPELIKDMPDLSEIRHPLPATEAAAPQSGPVSPAVPVAVAAVASGEPLRATVQIRRIDPWSTLKISLVISVAMFFVWMLAVGLLYIVLEGMGVWERLNNTFTDMVSQDSGSVGLIDAGTVFGYAGVIGLINVVLFTALGTVGTFIYNQCCDLVGGIQVTLADPD; this comes from the coding sequence TTGACCACTCCGAATCAGCCGAATGACGAGCGGCACCAGACGAACGGCGTGACCGAGCGGATCGCACCGTCACCGATCCCGCCGCGGCCGATCCCACGGCCGGTCGCCTCGGCCGAGAACGGTCAGCCCGGCGGCGGCCAGCAAAGCGGCGGTCAGCCGGGCGGTCACCCTGGCGGCGGTCACCCTGGTGGCGCGCAGCCGGGTGGTCACCAGGGCCAGCCGAACGGGCCGCAGTCCGGCGGACATCCGAACGGGCCGCAGTCCGGCGGACATCCGAACGGGCCGCAATCCGGCGGACATCCGGGTGGGCCGCAGGCCAACCCGCCCGGCGGCAACCAGCCGAATGCTCAGCCGCACGAGATCCGCGACCAGCAGGGCGATTTCGCTCCGCAGCAGGGCGCGCCGGATCAAGCGCCCGGCGGCGACGGCCAGGACCGTTTCGATCAGAAGACGACGCGGATCAACAACCAGGCCCCGCAGTCCGCGCCCGAGAGCGAGGACAAGCAACCGGTCGGGGCCGCCGCCAACGGCGGTCCGCAGTCGCCGTACCAGGACGGGTGGGCGCAGCTGCCGCAGCGGGAGCCGCAGTCCAACCTGTACCGCCCCGGGCAGGCGCCGGTCACCGGACGCCCGTCCTCGGGCGGTGGCGGCGGTCTCGGCGGCGGCACGTCCAACGCCCGTACCACCGCCGACCTGGCGGCCAAGGCGGCGCGTAAGGAAGCCGCCATGGTGAAGTCGGTCGGCATCGACGGGCCCACCCGCAGTATCGCGCGGCCGGAGCTGATCAAGGACATGCCCGACCTGTCCGAGATCCGGCATCCGCTGCCGGCCACCGAAGCCGCCGCCCCGCAGTCCGGGCCGGTGTCGCCCGCGGTCCCGGTCGCGGTAGCGGCGGTGGCCTCCGGAGAGCCGCTGCGGGCCACCGTGCAGATCCGTCGCATCGATCCGTGGTCGACGCTGAAGATCTCGCTGGTGATCAGCGTGGCGATGTTCTTCGTGTGGATGCTCGCGGTCGGTCTGCTGTACATCGTGCTCGAGGGCATGGGTGTGTGGGAGCGGTTGAACAACACGTTCACCGACATGGTGTCGCAGGACAGCGGCTCGGTGGGCTTGATCGACGCGGGCACCGTGTTCGGCTACGCGGGCGTGATCGGCCTGATCAACGTCGTGCTGTTCACCGCGCTCGGCACGGTCGGCACGTTCATCTACAACCAGTGCTGCGACCTCGTCGGTGGCATCCAGGTCACCCTGGCCGACCCCGACTAG